One Lusitaniella coriacea LEGE 07157 genomic window carries:
- a CDS encoding Uma2 family endonuclease, whose amino-acid sequence MIATPQQPSKMTIEEYFEWELQQNIRYEYTHGEIVAMTGGTIPHNDIALNLYRTLYPHLRSRGCRANVSDVKVQVSPQSPYYYPDLVVSCDPQDINARNFIQKPKLIVEVLSPSTSSRDRGEKLTNYLTIPTLQEYLLIDSEKISVERYCRGEGRMWLYYPSKAVDTIALSSIEFECAIELLYDGVVFNSSC is encoded by the coding sequence ATGATAGCGACTCCCCAACAACCGAGCAAAATGACCATTGAGGAATATTTCGAATGGGAACTTCAGCAAAACATTCGCTATGAATATACCCACGGTGAAATTGTTGCGATGACAGGGGGGACAATTCCCCATAACGATATTGCTCTCAATCTCTACAGAACTTTATATCCTCATTTGCGCTCTAGAGGGTGTCGAGCAAATGTGTCTGATGTGAAGGTGCAAGTTAGTCCTCAAAGCCCTTATTACTATCCAGATCTTGTTGTTAGCTGCGATCCTCAAGATATTAACGCTCGCAACTTCATTCAAAAGCCCAAACTGATTGTTGAAGTTCTATCACCCAGTACGAGTTCGAGAGATAGGGGAGAAAAACTCACGAACTATCTCACCATTCCGACGTTGCAAGAGTATCTCTTAATCGATTCAGAAAAAATCTCTGTCGAGCGTTACTGTCGAGGAGAGGGAAGAATGTGGCTTTACTATCCTTCTAAAGCAGTTGATACAATCGCGTTATCTAGTATTGAATTTGAGTGTGCCATCGAACTGCTTTATGACGGTGTTGTATTTAATTCTTCCTGCTAA